In the Juglans microcarpa x Juglans regia isolate MS1-56 chromosome 6D, Jm3101_v1.0, whole genome shotgun sequence genome, one interval contains:
- the LOC121235986 gene encoding 3-ketoacyl-CoA synthase 20-like, producing MGYDEKKQKLDTKQPNSANYGKLAFHYFISNVMYLFVVPLITIALAHLSVKDFEHLFSHLHELDLVSVTLVTATTVFLAALYLMSRPRQVYLLDFACFKPDPSLMCTKEYFIKRSELTGSFSEESLAFQKKIMERSGYGQQTYGSKALMEVPATVSVEEARKEAAMLMFGAIDQLLAKTKIKVKDIGILVVNCSVFTPTPSLSAMVVNQYKLGGNILSYNLGGMGCSAGLISVDLAKRLLQGLPNSYALIVSMESMNLNWYGGNNRSMLITNCLFRLGASAVLLSNRLSDRRRSKYQLIHTLRTHKGADDKSYRCVFQKEDEDKQVGIALSRDLLPVAAEALKTNITSLGPLVLPMSEQILFLANLIGRKVFKMKIKQYVPDFKLALEHFCIHAGGRAVLDELEKNLGLSKWHMEPSRMTLYRFGNTSSSSLWYELAYCEAKGRIKKGDRAWQIAFGSGFKCNSAVWRALRTIDPAKEKNNAWIDEIDGFPVDVPEVASIIY from the exons ATGGGGTATGATGAGAAGAAACAAAAGCTAGACACGAAGCAACCAAATTCAGCCAACTACGGGAAGCTTGCTTTTCACTACTTCATCTCCAATGTCATGTACCTCTTTGTCGTGCCACTGATTACCATAGCTTTAGCTCATCTATCTGTCAAGGATTTCGAGCATTTGTTTAGCCACCTTCATGAGCTCGATCTCGTATCAGTAACCCTAGTCACTGCAACTACGGTTTTCCTTGCAGCCCTTTACTTGATGAGTCGTCCTAGACAAGTTTACTTGTTGGATTTTGCTTGTTTCAAGCCCGACCCATCTCTGATGTGCACCAAAGAGTATTTCATTAAACGATCTGAGCTTACTGGGAGTTTCTCGGAAGAAAGTTTAGCGTTCCAAAAGAAGATAATGGAGAGGTCAGGCTATGGCCAGCAGACGTATGGATCAAAAGCGTTGATGGAAGTCCCGGCTACAGTGAGTGTCGAGGAAGCTAGGAAGGAGGCTGCGATGCTGATGTTCGGAGCCATAGACCAGTTGCTAGCAAAAACCAAGATAAAGGTTAAGGATATAGGAATTCTTGTCGTTAATTGTAGCGTGTTCACTCCAACGCCGTCCTTGTCCGCCATGGTTGTGAACCAGTACAAACTCGGTGGGAATATTTTAAGCTATAATCTTGGTGGGATGGGCTGCAGTGCGGGCCTTATTTCCGTGGACCTGGCCAAACGTTTGCTACAG GGCCTACCCAACTCCTATGCGCTAATAGTGAGCATGGAAAGCATGAATCTCAACTGGTATGGTGGCAATAACCGCTCAATGCTCATTACGAACTGCCTCTTCCGTCTGGGTGCGTCCGCTGTTCTCTTATCCAACCGGTTATCTGATCGCCGGCGTTCAAAGTATCAACTGATTCACACTCTACGCACCCACAAAGGCGCAGATGACAAGAGTTACCGATGTGTGTTCCAAAAGGAAGACGAAGACAAACAAGTTGGGATAGCACTGTCTAGAGATCTATTGCCGGTTGCTGCTGAAGCCCTTAAAACCAACATCACATCTTTGGGGCCTTTGGTCCTTCCCATGTCTGAACAAATCCTATTTCTCGCAAATTTAATAGGGAGAAAGgtatttaaaatgaagataaaacaATATGTTCCGGACTTTAAGTTGGCTTTGGAGCATTTCTGTATCCATGCTGGTGGGAGGGCAGTGCTTGATGAGCTAGAGAAGAATCTTGGGCTGAGTAAGTGGCATATGGAGCCTTCGAGGATGACTCTTTATAGGTTTGGGAACACTTCTAGTAGTTCTTTGTGGTATGAACTTGCGTACTGTGAGGCCAAAGGAAGGATTAAGAAAGGTGATCGGGCATGGCAGATTGCATTTGGGTCAGGATTTAAGTGTAACAGTGCTGTGTGGCGTGCATTGCGCACCATTGATCCAGCAAAGGAGAAGAATAATGCTTGGATTGATGAGATTGATGGGTTTCCAGTAGATGTGCCTGAAGTGGCATCCATTATTTATTAG